From the Elusimicrobiota bacterium genome, one window contains:
- a CDS encoding PorV/PorQ family protein — MKNLKSAALMDKLKESGFIPRLTGAAILLFLTVPVFCGAAFNSDAKGTSGAQFLKLGAGARAVGMGEAYCAVANDASGIYWNPAGLARIEYFSFTMTHASLFGKMNNEFAAFARSFRNIGTFGMSVQYLSAGTIPQTDSSGFETGQDMKPADTAVSLAYAFDVNGVKAGIAGKYIHSRLTRTASTLTGDFGALSPALLNRKLRLAFIAQNVGGSLKFDRESDALPLNIKLGSSFSVTRKFLAAFDVNFPRDNKPYAGLGAEYITFFGDDLKLAGRLGFNSRTLGGISGLTGLSAGVGIIFRRAALDYAFLPFGALGCTHRISITIGGGKQEKALQQR, encoded by the coding sequence ATGAAAAATCTGAAATCAGCGGCATTGATGGATAAGCTGAAAGAAAGCGGTTTTATCCCGCGTCTTACCGGGGCGGCAATCCTGCTCTTTTTAACCGTCCCGGTGTTTTGCGGCGCCGCTTTCAACAGCGATGCGAAAGGAACCTCCGGAGCCCAGTTCCTGAAGCTGGGAGCCGGAGCGCGCGCGGTAGGGATGGGAGAGGCTTACTGCGCGGTAGCCAATGACGCGAGCGGCATATACTGGAATCCGGCCGGGCTCGCCAGAATTGAGTATTTTTCCTTTACCATGACGCATGCGTCACTATTCGGCAAAATGAACAATGAATTTGCCGCTTTCGCCCGTTCTTTCAGGAATATTGGAACTTTCGGTATGTCGGTGCAGTATCTGAGCGCCGGCACAATTCCTCAGACTGATTCCTCCGGTTTTGAGACCGGGCAGGACATGAAGCCGGCTGACACCGCCGTTTCGCTGGCCTACGCGTTTGACGTCAATGGCGTAAAGGCGGGTATTGCGGGAAAATATATACATTCCAGACTAACGCGGACGGCATCAACGCTAACCGGGGATTTCGGAGCGCTTTCCCCCGCTCTTTTGAACCGGAAGCTCAGGCTGGCTTTTATCGCCCAGAATGTGGGCGGTAGTCTGAAATTCGACAGGGAGTCGGATGCTCTCCCTTTGAATATCAAACTGGGAAGCTCATTTTCTGTAACAAGAAAATTTCTGGCCGCCTTTGACGTCAACTTTCCGCGCGACAATAAACCATATGCCGGTCTGGGGGCGGAATATATAACCTTTTTCGGCGATGACCTGAAGCTCGCGGGAAGGCTCGGGTTCAATTCAAGGACTCTCGGAGGCATAAGCGGACTCACCGGACTCTCGGCCGGGGTCGGAATTATTTTTAGACGCGCGGCGCTGGACTATGCCTTCCTCCCATTCGGCGCACTTGGCTGCACTCACAGGATTTCCATCACCATCGGCGGCGGAAAACAGGAAAAAGCGCTGCAACAACGATGA
- a CDS encoding fibronectin type III domain-containing protein has protein sequence MNRLRPLILALLGEALLSGVAAAAGQKTSGNSVITDDLLTGAAVSANALSGTGRILAGNPGQISVGMMTASGKVIESGYYSRAVSSPAAAVFESVYSSSLTVSWSDAASSNPPGTIYKVQISTSVDYSGAAVSTASSGFSADFIHLSTGTVYYGRVSAGYMEGDDSPYKNAGSTITGGGIVPPSNPVVTGVYLSSISVSWEQGNPDNGYIVEASTASDFTGAIKSSYTPNISLTALTVEALAPNTTYYLRVGALLTASTSYAYTSPPSRCTLALPPVASATPITSVTAASMAFNWDDPGNPPGTVYLLEYTSAAFASAVQVTTTSLTPQALGLKVNTTYYARVSAVNHAGAPTAVLDLGAAATLANMPAGTSILSVSSISVSVGWDANGNPGDTAYEIWRDTVVGFSKAAQSATAGNSFLADSLAQKTTYYFKVRAQNRAGIVTGFDSIVSTRTFSAAPGNIFLSTAGVFITSISWSWNDSADEELYRISDSGGNIIQDNLVSNTIAWTETGLSTNTAYTRKGIVVNAAGVSTSAPVTVYTLAASPAGLSLLAITQSSASVGWLTNTNPEWTVYEISRWTAGGSITTSRVTGSTASLSGIMFGATNYMSICAVNGDGIYACDNVGISTFAAVSVSTVNPGGEETITFPGVSGDIIIEIPAGSFSGSAQITARIPQAQIPPATGSLTALPVRVGVEIIADKNLQPQKEAVITMYYRHSDLGALDENKLVIARYDDAHGIWVALPSVTDLANNSVTAGTNHFSLFQIMQSATPGGLLNVTVGPNPLRPVRNPGQEFVFRNLPPDSRVRIYTYAGELLRDMKADGAGMARWNGKNQGGEMAASGVYLALVESGGKKKLLQLVVEK, from the coding sequence ATGAACAGATTAAGACCTCTGATTCTCGCGTTGCTCGGAGAAGCCCTCCTTTCCGGCGTTGCCGCCGCCGCCGGGCAGAAGACTTCGGGAAATTCAGTCATCACCGACGATCTGCTGACCGGGGCCGCCGTCAGCGCCAATGCTTTAAGCGGAACGGGGCGGATCCTTGCCGGGAATCCGGGGCAAATCTCAGTCGGCATGATGACGGCCTCGGGCAAGGTTATAGAATCGGGCTATTATTCGCGCGCGGTATCCAGCCCGGCTGCCGCGGTTTTTGAAAGCGTCTATTCTTCTTCCCTGACCGTTTCGTGGTCCGATGCCGCGTCTTCCAATCCGCCGGGAACCATTTATAAGGTTCAGATTTCCACCTCTGTCGATTATTCCGGCGCTGCCGTCAGCACAGCTTCTTCAGGCTTCAGCGCTGACTTTATCCATCTCTCCACAGGAACAGTCTATTACGGAAGGGTTTCCGCCGGCTACATGGAGGGAGACGACTCTCCATACAAGAATGCCGGAAGCACGATAACCGGCGGCGGGATCGTTCCGCCGTCCAACCCTGTTGTGACCGGGGTTTATCTTTCAAGCATATCTGTGAGCTGGGAACAGGGTAATCCGGACAACGGCTATATAGTGGAAGCTTCCACCGCATCAGACTTTACGGGCGCAATTAAATCTTCATATACGCCAAATATCTCCCTGACCGCTCTTACCGTTGAAGCGCTTGCTCCGAACACAACTTACTATCTCCGCGTAGGAGCGCTTTTGACGGCCTCCACCAGTTATGCTTACACCTCGCCTCCATCCCGATGCACACTGGCTTTGCCGCCTGTTGCCTCAGCCACACCGATAACTTCAGTCACTGCCGCCTCAATGGCGTTTAACTGGGACGATCCGGGCAATCCGCCGGGAACTGTCTATTTATTGGAATATACAAGCGCCGCTTTCGCCTCGGCCGTACAGGTGACGACAACCAGCCTGACGCCGCAGGCTTTGGGATTAAAGGTCAATACCACTTATTATGCCCGTGTTTCGGCGGTAAACCATGCCGGAGCGCCGACGGCAGTCCTTGACCTCGGAGCGGCGGCGACGCTCGCGAACATGCCCGCGGGGACATCGATCCTGTCGGTTTCTTCAATCTCTGTTTCTGTCGGCTGGGACGCGAACGGCAATCCGGGAGATACAGCCTACGAGATATGGCGGGATACGGTGGTTGGTTTCAGCAAAGCGGCACAAAGCGCGACGGCGGGAAATTCGTTTCTGGCGGATTCACTGGCCCAGAAAACAACATATTACTTTAAAGTGCGCGCGCAGAACCGCGCGGGCATTGTCACTGGTTTTGACAGCATTGTCAGCACCAGAACCTTCAGCGCCGCGCCGGGGAATATATTTCTCTCAACTGCCGGGGTCTTCATAACATCCATCTCATGGAGCTGGAACGACTCTGCCGATGAGGAGCTTTACAGGATAAGCGATTCCGGCGGAAACATAATACAGGATAACCTCGTTTCAAATACGATTGCCTGGACGGAAACAGGGCTTTCCACCAACACCGCTTATACGCGCAAGGGCATTGTGGTGAATGCGGCGGGCGTATCCACCTCCGCTCCGGTCACAGTTTACACCCTGGCCGCTTCGCCCGCCGGTTTATCCCTGCTCGCAATCACCCAGAGCTCCGCCAGTGTCGGGTGGCTCACGAATACCAATCCCGAGTGGACCGTATATGAAATCAGCCGGTGGACGGCTGGAGGCTCCATCACAACTTCAAGGGTAACGGGTTCAACGGCGTCGTTGAGCGGGATTATGTTCGGCGCAACCAATTACATGTCGATCTGCGCCGTCAACGGGGACGGCATATATGCCTGCGACAACGTGGGCATCTCCACGTTTGCGGCCGTTTCGGTGTCCACCGTAAATCCCGGCGGCGAGGAAACAATAACATTCCCGGGTGTTTCCGGCGACATAATAATTGAAATTCCCGCCGGCAGTTTTTCAGGGTCGGCGCAGATCACGGCCAGAATACCGCAGGCTCAGATCCCGCCGGCGACCGGCAGCCTGACGGCGCTTCCTGTTCGTGTCGGAGTGGAAATCATCGCCGATAAAAATCTTCAGCCGCAGAAAGAAGCCGTCATAACCATGTATTACAGACATTCCGACCTGGGGGCGCTTGACGAGAATAAGCTGGTTATCGCAAGGTATGACGACGCTCACGGCATTTGGGTCGCCCTGCCTTCCGTAACGGACCTTGCAAACAACAGCGTTACAGCCGGTACAAATCATTTCTCGCTTTTCCAGATCATGCAAAGCGCGACGCCAGGCGGTCTTTTAAACGTGACGGTGGGCCCCAATCCCCTGAGGCCCGTGCGCAATCCGGGCCAGGAATTTGTTTTCAGGAACCTGCCGCCGGACAGCAGGGTGAGGATCTACACCTACGCGGGAGAGCTTCTCAGAGACATGAAAGCGGACGGGGCCGGCATGGCCAGATGGAACGGGAAGAACCAGGGCGGCGAAATGGCGGCAAGCGGGGTATATCTGGCGCTTGTTGAAAGCGGCGGAAAGAAGAAACTGCTGCAACTGGTAGTGGAAAAATGA
- a CDS encoding class I SAM-dependent methyltransferase — protein MQNKKSGQTDISGYEALKIFAVSHNYNKWIYELLAEYIAGRTVLEVGCGIGNLSRYFLKSCAKLIGIDTSELFIRHLKIDHPEMELYNFDVTDDKIMSLADKKVDTVVAVNVLEHVKDDEKALKNMCGLLEPGGHLLLFVPALSRLFGTLDQNVSHYRRYEKKDLRAKVERGGFAVEKIFFSNFAGIFGWFLNGKILRRKHFPIMQPLIFDKFVPLIARIEGWRRPPIGMNLIVIARKI, from the coding sequence ATGCAGAACAAAAAAAGCGGCCAGACAGATATTTCAGGCTACGAAGCGCTGAAAATATTCGCGGTGTCCCATAACTACAACAAGTGGATCTATGAACTTTTAGCGGAATATATCGCGGGCCGCACTGTTCTGGAAGTCGGCTGCGGCATAGGCAATTTATCCCGGTATTTCCTTAAATCCTGCGCCAAACTGATAGGGATAGACACGTCGGAGCTTTTTATCAGGCATCTGAAAATAGACCATCCTGAAATGGAGCTTTATAATTTCGATGTTACCGACGACAAAATAATGTCTCTCGCGGATAAAAAGGTGGACACCGTGGTCGCGGTCAATGTCCTTGAACACGTAAAGGATGATGAAAAGGCCCTTAAAAACATGTGTGGTCTGCTCGAACCCGGCGGACATCTGCTGCTGTTCGTCCCGGCTCTGAGCCGGCTTTTCGGGACGCTCGACCAGAACGTGAGCCACTACCGCAGATACGAGAAAAAAGACCTGCGCGCCAAAGTGGAACGCGGCGGTTTTGCCGTGGAGAAAATATTCTTCAGCAACTTTGCGGGAATATTCGGCTGGTTCCTTAACGGAAAAATACTGAGAAGAAAGCATTTTCCGATCATGCAGCCTCTCATCTTCGACAAGTTCGTCCCCCTTATAGCCAGGATCGAGGGCTGGAGGCGGCCGCCGATAGGAATGAATCTGATAGTAATTGCCAGAAAAATATAA